The genomic stretch GGCACCATACACAGCAATAAAGGTGGTGGCCAACGAATTCTATATAACGACCACCGTCATCTCATTCACCTCCAAATCCTCTGTGCCCGTTCATAATGGCTGCCAAATTCTTATGTTGCCTTCCTCTTAGATTGGGTGTGATTGTGATATCTTTCTGCCAATTTATCCTCTGTGGAGCTCTTGCTGGCCTTCTATGGTTTGCGCTTGCCATTGCCAAAGAAGACAACGATTGTGAGAGTTCATTCCTATAGTTATTGTGTGATGTATGATTGCCTAATATGAATTCGGTACTCAGTATCTGCCATAACCCAGTCGATGAAGACTACTGTCATTGTCGTTGGGGCGATTTACACGTTTGCTGCCCTGGTTGGTCTTTTGGGGCAAGTCAATTTGCTACGTCTTTTAACTAAACGCACTAACAAAATTGCAGATTCTTCGGCgccatcttcaagaagaatgGATTTGTGAAAAGTTTCTATGTCCTGCTATGCGTTGTTTTCGGGCTCGAGGTTGGGAGTAGTGTGTGGTATCTAATTACCTTCTATCGTACAAGAGGACAAACCCTCGACGACTGCATCAACGGGTCCTCTGATGCGGGTCGGATCGCGTATTGCAAGTCCTTGGATGCTTACAAGCGTGTGCCACAAGGTGCCATGCTGGCTTCAATAATTGTCCCTATTCTTGTACATGCTTGTTAGTGTTGTGCCTTCCGAACATTCTCATTATGCTAACTCCTGACACTAGATGCTTGCTATGTCGTTTATCAATACACTAAACGCCTGGAGCGTCAGAAGTTCGAAAAATCGCGCGCCTCAAAATCATTCTCCCAACCCCAACCTGCTTACCAACCAGTCCTTCCCCACGATGAAAACGTTCCCTTAACATTGCCCAGTGTTCAATACCCATATACAGATGGTCCAAATTCATTTGGCCACGTTCATAAACATTCATTCGATAGAAACAATGCAAGTGATAAAGTGTAATAGCACACCTCTGCTGGGTTATAATCCGCCTGTTTCGTACTTGTTAAAGAGCTTTACACCGCAGACAAAATTGACTGGACATTGTAGAACCCTTCTTTACATTTAGGTAGTATCAGTTAGGCACCATGGACGTTGCCACTAtcatgtatttttttttcaatggcAGAGAAACATTGGGACAATAAACATCGTTTTGTAACGGTTAAAGACTCGTAAGACTGAAGAACAAGATATGTCTTCTTAGTGACTCAGCCAGACGCGTCTCATTGCTCATCGCCTCAAGGCCTATGAAAGCCGGCCTTGGTCTTTACTCTCACAGCACGTGAATGGGCGCCTCTCTCCGGACTCCGGTCCCTTTCCTTCTTGTGCCGGTTAACGCAATGCCATTTAGGGCCATCTCCCCTTCTCCCATTTCTGTACTCTTCACATAATAGCAATGCCCAAGAGGGCTCGAATCCACTTCGTTTCTCTTCGATCATCCTTGGTTAACTTACCCATATCCATTTATGGACCATTGGTAGAGCGGAGCATTGTGAGTTGGATAATGGAGGGGACCTGCATCGATTTCTGACATATTCTGTTAGAGACCTCAACATTTGGCAGTACATCTTACTCTCCTGCCCGATGCATCCTCGAAGCCACCCCGAGACCACACCGAAATCTACGTTGGATGGACAGGAATGGCCTCGGCGTCTTCTCTTGCTCATTTTAACGCCGCACAGTCAGGAGATGGTAGTTTTGAAACCATCGAGATCGACCCACAATACGCGCAAGACGTAGGGCTAGTACAGGGTGATCTGGTTTGTATACTTTTTCCTCCGAAACAGCAGTTAGCTTAAACATTAATTTATCATAGGTTGAGATCGGGTTACTTCATGACCTTCCCCACGCAAAATCTGTAGCAACGGAACCCTTGACGTCAGATGATTGGGAAATTATTGTAAGGGGTGTCCATTCGGGATTTTCGTTCCAACTGACTTACTTTCAGGAAATACACGCATCACATGTTGAATCGACCCTCCTTTCACAAGTCAGAGTTGTAAAAATTGGGCAAGAAATTGACGTGTGGGTGTTAGGAAGGACTCGGGTCAGATTACGTGTCAGTGAGTAGATTAAAGCGTGTCAAACGATTTGTATGCTAAATTCACGTATAGCTGGTCTTGATCCAATTAAAGGAAATGCGCTACTTTTAACAACGAACACAGAAGTCAGCATTGCCCCAAAGTtgcacaaaaagaaaaacgatGATATTGTAAAGTCGTTTCATCAACCAAATGGTATCGTTGGCTCAAaacctgtcaaaaatgaagATTCGAGGTCATCTACCACCCCCCTTGACACGGTTTTTGAGCTGCGCGTGCTTCCAATTCGATTGGTGCATAATGTGATGCTTCCCGAACCTTCAGTCCCGGAATTGCTCGCGCTCGTCTCTCCGAAAGTATTAAATCAGTTAAATTCAGCATGTGAATTGAACAAATTTTATCAAGGCTCGTTCACCAGGGTGAACACACCACCCGACCctactttttcttcttctccatctGCCCTACCAGAACCTGTTGCTCGAGTTCTCAATCCTGGTACTCACGAAGAGCCTGGTTTGGGAAATGAAACAGCGTCTGATGCTGGGGATATTTTCATCGGTGCATCTGAGCAGGTCCCCAATGGACACATCGTATTTCCTGTGCTACCTGAGGGTCTAAAGGAATGGAGTCTGATCAGGTAAGTACTCAGTTTCTCCGGTATAAATTCATACTTATACCTTTAAAAGGGCATCCCTTTCAGTAGAGAGGAAAGCAATTCAACCCAAGGAACCTTACCGACGCCAAACCAACTATTCGCCAAGGTCAGGCTTCTTAACTTTTGATAATTATCACAACTCTTACGTATTTACATAGTGATTCTTACAAATTTCTTGCAGGTGTCGACACAATCTTGGATCGATGTCTAAAATATTGTACTCGAGAAATGCTTGTGCACTCCCTCAGCACTTCTGTTTGTGGTAGTACGTCGCTCTTGGTCAATTTCTCAGTCCATGAGTATTAGTATTTACGGATTTTTTCTCCATAGTCTCTGGACTTCTTGTAACTGGGAGGTCTGGTGCCGGAAAGACTTCAATAGTTCGTTCTGTGGCAAAAAGCATCCAAGAAGACTCTAGAACATTGGCATGTAAGACCCTATTTTGACCCACATGTATACTCATACTGAATGATATGCAGACATTCACTATGTTGATGCTTCGAAGTTGTCAGAACAGCCCATCCCCTCGATAAGGGCACAGCTCAACTTTTGGTATGATACATGTGCCTGGCACCGACCAAGCATTCTCGTATTAGACAATCTGGACAAATTATTGGGTGCCGAAGTTGAAGTATACTTTTCGTCTATTTTAGTTCATTTAGTTCGCTGAACATGATTCAATTAGCACGCAGATTCATTTCGTTCCCGTCACATAACAGAGATGTTCTTGAACATCTTCTCTTCGACCTCTCGTACATCTTCCCTTGATTGCCGAGGTATCATTCTACTAGCTACATCAGATTCCACTGCATCACTCCACCCATTTATCAATAGTTCCCATATCTTCAAGGAAGTAGTCCATGTCACTCCACCCAGTAAAGATGCTCGCAGAGATGTGTGTAATTGTGCTATCCAACAGTATTTGCATATGCTGACTTAAACGAAGATACTGTCCAGATTGGTACACGATCGGTTACAAATGGCCACAGACATACACCAAGATCCCGATATGAATATTAACTACACTGAGTTATCGACACAAACAGAGGGGTTTTCGGCAACAGACCTGAAAGATTTGGTCGCTCGTGCCATCCACCAAGTTGCCATGAGGGCAGCTACTCAGCCTACATCAACGGTACAATTCAGCTCAGGCTTTCCATATAGATTTGTTCTTTAACCCACTGGTTTGTTCAGTTAACTTTGACACAGGCCGACTTCGCGAAGGCTCAAGTTGATTTCGTTCCTCTTTCATTAAAAGACGTCAAGTTAGAAAGGTCGGACGTGGCTTGGTCAGACATCGGAGGTGCTATAATGCGTTATACTCGACGCAATCACTGCTGATGACATATAGGGCTGTACGAAACTCGACGCATGCTTAGGGAAACATTAGAATGGCCGACGAAATATGGACCCATCTTTAAGCAGTCTCCTCTGAGGTTACGATCCGGGTACGTGCATGATTATATTGAACTATGAACTTAACTAAATGTCTCTCAGACTACTGCTTTACGGTTTCCCTGGATGTGGAAAGACTTTACTTGCTTCAGCAGTGGCCAAGGAATGTGGGTTGAACTTTATAAGCGTTAAAGGCCCAGAAATTctcaataaatatattgGGGCGAGCGAAAAATCGGTTTGTAACCCTGATTATTCTGTGAGCGTACAATTTGCCAACGTTAATTTAGGTTAGAGATCTGTTTGAAAGAGCAAGTGCCGCAAAACCGTGTGTGCTCTTCTTTGATGAATTTGATTCGATTGCCCCAAAAAGGTATGCTCTTAATAGCATCGTAGAATATAATATTTGTTAAAATTTGTCTTTTTAGAGGTCACGATAGTACCGGAGTGACTGATAGGGTCGTCAATCAAATGCTTACTCAGATGGACGGGGCAGAGGGCTTAGATGGCGTTTATGTTTTGGCTGCGACGAGGTGGGCCTCTTCAATTACATCTGTCTCTGAAATGTTGACTGATCTATATATATCGGTAGTCGACCGGACCTCATCGATTCTGCCCTTCTTCGCCCGGGTCGTCTCGATAAATCACTCCTTTGTAATATTCCCGATcacgaagaaagaaaagacgtAAGCACTCCAAAGTATAAGAAGGGTTGCATGGTCATTTATCACATACCCTTTGTCATAGATACTCAAAGCCGTCGCGAAAAAGTTGACTCTTTCAGCTGCTGTTGATCTTGATGAAATTGCTGCACGGACGGAGGGATTCTCAGGGGCAGATTTACAGGCATTGCTGTACAATGCACATCTTGATGTAATTCATGCATCAATAGCGAGCGTGCCGGTTGAAACTTTGAATGCTGGACGCACAGAAGAAACACCAATCCAATATGTTACCCTAGGTGGTTCTGCAGAAAAACCTGTTCTCAGCAAGGCAGAAGAGATGGCGATGCAAAGACGGGCAAGTACTATAGAATTAGATTCCAAGTCCAAAGCTTACTGTCTTCTGTGCTTAGTTACGACAAATCTTGTCAAATTCGTGGTCAAGTGGGACCTTGGTCAAACAGGCCAAGCCTGTCGTTAGGGAAAAGGTGACGACAAGTCATTTTTAATTATGTTCAAACTAACACACCATAGAATGAGATACAACAAGCAGACATCCTCAAAGCCTTGAAAGCCACACGGCCATCAGTGTCCAAAGAAGAAAGGCTTCGACTTGATAGAATGTAAGACACTTTGCGTTGATTGAATACGGTACTAAGTTAGAAATGTTCAGATATCGAGAATTCATATCGGATCGTAGTGGACACCCGGCTCCTCCAGAAACTAGAGGCATAGGCAACCGCGCTACACTTGGTTAAATGGTAAAACCCACCCAGAGAACCTATGTACTTCCAAATTCGACACACGTTCTCTCACTTCGAAATGTTTGAAAATACCTATATTAGTATTATTTCCAACTAAGCGACGAATGGTGGGCAGTATCTATTCAATTTCAGTAGTCTTCTGTTATCGCAGGTATATCAAGCTGATTTTCGGGGAATTTTCTTCTTATATTACATTTTTTCCAGTCAACGTAATTTTCCTACAAAACTTGAGGATAGTAAGTAGTAAGTATTGCGGAAAAATATGCTAGCTTCATAAAGGGGACTGCTGGAATTCATGTAAACTGGGACAAACGTATCTGACTTCAACACATATCCTTGTTCTGTCAGTTCCCTATTCACAGATAACGGATGAAGAATATTGTAGGTACATCCTATTGCTTTCACCCAGTCTCCGTGGTGACAATCGTTTTCAACATCGCGCTTGAGATGGCAATTGTTAGTTGGACAAATGAATGTATTAAATTACAACAAAATAAGATACGATGTAGTACAAATTAAATGTCTTCATCAACATAATTTGCCATAGGGTCTTCAGTCTGCCGCCGTGACATGCGGTATGCCTCTGCAGAAAGATCGTCAGATATCGCATGATTCATAAATATTTACGAAGCCTCACCAAGTTCTTCTTCGGTAACTTCATGACTACCGCTTTCAAGACTGCTTTTAATTTTTTTATTTGATCGTTCGTCGTCTTTTCCTCCTCTagccttcctcttcttttcttccaggACGGCCTGTGCAAGCTTTCCTTGGTCGAGTTTGATATCTCCCTCTCCAATTCGCTTCTTCGAGTAGTTCTGATCGACTTTGGCCGGCTGCGTTTCTTGTGCTTCCGTTTCTGGTATTTTTTCAGACTTTTCGGTGATAGGAGGAGCGTCTGATGTCGAAAGCAAGTGTTGTGCACTTGACGCATAGGCCGCTTCAATCCCGGCCTTGCCAGCGCAATAAGACAGGTGAAGAGTAGAGTGACAGCAAGCATATCCCCAAGTCCCCGTCGATGTGTCGTACCAAGAGCCCCATACGGCCGTGTGGTTGTTGACATAAACTATGAAAATTATGGGTGATGCTGAACGCAAGTGTGAAAGAATGGCACATACCGTCTTCAGGATATTTCGATCGAGCCTTCGCCTTTTCGCGTCCTTTGATAACTTGACCTGTTCGAGAATATTCTACATAATTTTCTGTTTGACCCAGACGGAGCTCCTTCGGCGCGGAATCGAGGTATTCAGCCCCTCCATATTTTGCCAGAATACTGGATTTTGTTGTGTCTTTGagttcttccttcttttgcTTGAATTCATAATGCAGTAATTCTCCCTGAGTAGGATTCGCGTTGAGATGTACGTCGTTACCTCGAGCAGCCGCTTGCCACGCAAATAATTGAAGGTCTTGGACTTCAGGCGCTTCGCCCGAATAACGGAAAAAATTATCACCCGCAAACTTTGCCTACGCTCTCGAGAAATGAGCAAATAATTTGGTGTATTGGGATAGAACTTACGTCTTCCGCTGGAACATTCTTGAGAGGAGCATCTCTCATTGAACGTGTTTTGGGGTCGTAATAGGCACTGTCTGGGTCCAAATTGATCAAATATTTAGCTGTATCTTCACGAATACGTAGGTTTCGAACAGTAATACGAGTTTTTGCGTCCAGTTTCTGGCCAACGGCGTCTGCCGCGTCTGCATATTTATCTTCATccgcatcttcatcttcactgGATCCAAAGTCGGCGTCTACTTTTGTTTCAGATTTTCCAGCCTTGGCAACTTTACGAACGGCTGCCAAATCTGTTGTTGTTTGATTGTCGATTTCTTCCTCCCGTAACTTCTGCCTGGCAGCCTCCACAGCAGCATATTCTTCATAAACTCGCTT from Psilocybe cubensis strain MGC-MH-2018 chromosome 2, whole genome shotgun sequence encodes the following:
- a CDS encoding Peroxisome biosynthesis protein PAS1 is translated as MPKRARIHFVSLRSSLVNLPISIYGPLVERSIRPQHLAVHLTLLPDASSKPPRDHTEIYVGWTGMASASSLAHFNAAQSGDGSFETIEIDPQYAQDVGLVQGDLVEIGLLHDLPHAKSVATEPLTSDDWEIIEIHASHVESTLLSQVRVVKIGQEIDVWVLGRTRVRLRVTGLDPIKGNALLLTTNTEVSIAPKLHKKKNDDIVKSFHQPNGIVGSKPVKNEDSRSSTTPLDTVFELRVLPIRLVHNVMLPEPSVPELLALVSPKVLNQLNSACELNKFYQGSFTRVNTPPDPTFSSSPSALPEPVARVLNPGTHEEPGLGNETASDAGDIFIGASEQVPNGHIVFPVLPEGLKEWSLIRASLSVERKAIQPKEPYRRQTNYSPSDSYKFLAGVDTILDRCLKYCTREMLVHSLSTSVCGISGLLVTGRSGAGKTSIVRSVAKSIQEDSRTLAYIHYVDASKLSEQPIPSIRAQLNFWYDTCAWHRPSILVLDNLDKLLGAEVEHADSFRSRHITEMFLNIFSSTSRTSSLDCRGIILLATSDSTASLHPFINSSHIFKEVVHVTPPSKDARRDILSRLVHDRLQMATDIHQDPDMNINYTELSTQTEGFSATDLKDLVARAIHQVAMRAATQPTSTLTLTQADFAKAQVDFVPLSLKDVKLERSDVAWSDIGGLYETRRMLRETLEWPTKYGPIFKQSPLRLRSGLLLYGFPGCGKTLLASAVAKECGLNFISVKGPEILNKYIGASEKSVRDLFERASAAKPCVLFFDEFDSIAPKRGHDSTGVTDRVVNQMLTQMDGAEGLDGVYVLAATSRPDLIDSALLRPGRLDKSLLCNIPDHEERKDILKAVAKKLTLSAAVDLDEIAARTEGFSGADLQALLYNAHLDVIHASIASVPVETLNAGRTEETPIQYVTLGGSAEKPVLSKAEEMAMQRRASTIELDSKSKAYCLLCLVTTNLVKFVVKWDLGQTGQACR
- a CDS encoding mRNA splicing protein, with product MASSSAVGKLSREEFRRQKDLDAARKAGTAPAALDEEGRPINPHIPQYISQAPWYLDTGAPSLNHQRRPDYDDSSSKLDNWYDRGAKAGPAAKKFRKGACENCGAMTHKKRDCLERPRKKGAKYTNKDIQADDVIQEVSAGYDAKRDRWNGYDAAEHKRVYEEYAAVEAARQKLREEEIDNQTTTDLAAVRKVAKAGKSETKVDADFGSSEDEDADEDKYADAADAVGQKLDAKTRITVRNLRIREDTAKYLINLDPDSAYYDPKTRSMRDAPLKNVPAEDAKFAGDNFFRYSGEAPEVQDLQLFAWQAAARGNDVHLNANPTQGELLHYEFKQKKEELKDTTKSSILAKYGGAEYLDSAPKELRLGQTENYVEYSRTGQVIKGREKAKARSKYPEDVYVNNHTAVWGSWYDTSTGTWGYACCHSTLHLSYCAGKAGIEAAYASSAQHLLSTSDAPPITEKSEKIPETEAQETQPAKVDQNYSKKRIGEGDIKLDQGKLAQAVLEEKKRKARGGKDDERSNKKIKSSLESGSHEVTEEELEAYRMSRRQTEDPMANYVDEDI